Proteins encoded in a region of the Micropterus dolomieu isolate WLL.071019.BEF.003 ecotype Adirondacks linkage group LG09, ASM2129224v1, whole genome shotgun sequence genome:
- the LOC123976826 gene encoding transmembrane protein 196 isoform X3, with amino-acid sequence MCSSRKILWSLLLLSVVEVGLGVASIVLGAVGISWVRGQHKPQQGDASPFLVCGMCGVLCARKRTGLIMILFSACCICGLIGGILNFQFVRALNKRPDSMHSIHLAAMTLACLGISSCTLSTWLTCRLASSEQQRMFLEREHSLHHSHEMTEKEILDNSSNGIPQIAYNGHTTASP; translated from the exons ATGTGCTCCAGCCGCAAGATCCTTTGGAGCCTGCTCCTGCTGTCCGTGGTGGAGGTGGGCCTGGGTGTGGCGAGCATCGTCCTGGGAGCGGTGGGCATTAGCTGGGTCCGGGGCCAGCACAAGCCGCAGCAGGGCGACGCGTCCCCG TTTCTGGTCTGCGGGATGTGTGGCGTATTGTGTGCTCGAAAGAGGACAGGTCTTATT ATGATCCTTTTTTCAGCATGCTGTATCTGTGGTCTGATTGGTGGGATCCTCAACTTCCAGTTTGTTCGGGCGCTGAATAAAAGACCAGACTCCATGCACTCGATCCATCTGGCTGCCATGACTCTGGCCTGCCTGG GGATCTCCTCCTGTACCTTATCCACGTGGCTGACCTGTCGCCTGGCCAGCTCGGAGCAGCAGAGGATGTTCCTGGAGAGGGAACACTCGCTGCACCACTCTCATGAGATGACCGAGAAG GAGATCTTGGACAACTCCAGTAACGGCATTCCTCAGATCGCCTACAATGGACACACCACAGCATCGCCGTGA
- the LOC123976826 gene encoding transmembrane protein 196 isoform X2, whose translation MCSSRKILWSLLLLSVVEVGLGVASIVLGAVGISWVRGQHKPQQGDASPVWSGLCFLVCGMCGVLCARKRTGLIMILFSACCICGLIGGILNFQFVRALNKRPDSMHSIHLAAMTLACLGISSCTLSTWLTCRLASSEQQRMFLEREHSLHHSHEMTEKEILDNSSNGIPQIAYNGHTTASP comes from the exons ATGTGCTCCAGCCGCAAGATCCTTTGGAGCCTGCTCCTGCTGTCCGTGGTGGAGGTGGGCCTGGGTGTGGCGAGCATCGTCCTGGGAGCGGTGGGCATTAGCTGGGTCCGGGGCCAGCACAAGCCGCAGCAGGGCGACGCGTCCCCGGTTTGGAGCGGACTCTGT TTTCTGGTCTGCGGGATGTGTGGCGTATTGTGTGCTCGAAAGAGGACAGGTCTTATT ATGATCCTTTTTTCAGCATGCTGTATCTGTGGTCTGATTGGTGGGATCCTCAACTTCCAGTTTGTTCGGGCGCTGAATAAAAGACCAGACTCCATGCACTCGATCCATCTGGCTGCCATGACTCTGGCCTGCCTGG GGATCTCCTCCTGTACCTTATCCACGTGGCTGACCTGTCGCCTGGCCAGCTCGGAGCAGCAGAGGATGTTCCTGGAGAGGGAACACTCGCTGCACCACTCTCATGAGATGACCGAGAAG GAGATCTTGGACAACTCCAGTAACGGCATTCCTCAGATCGCCTACAATGGACACACCACAGCATCGCCGTGA
- the LOC123976826 gene encoding transmembrane protein 196 isoform X1, translating into MCSSRKILWSLLLLSVVEVGLGVASIVLGAVGISWVRGQHKPQQGDASPVWSGLCFLVCGMCGVLCARKRTGLIMILFSACCICGLIGGILNFQFVRALNKRPDSMHSIHLAAMTLACLGISSCTLSTWLTCRLASSEQQRMFLEREHSLHHSHEMTEKCACVSAQQEILDNSSNGIPQIAYNGHTTASP; encoded by the exons ATGTGCTCCAGCCGCAAGATCCTTTGGAGCCTGCTCCTGCTGTCCGTGGTGGAGGTGGGCCTGGGTGTGGCGAGCATCGTCCTGGGAGCGGTGGGCATTAGCTGGGTCCGGGGCCAGCACAAGCCGCAGCAGGGCGACGCGTCCCCGGTTTGGAGCGGACTCTGT TTTCTGGTCTGCGGGATGTGTGGCGTATTGTGTGCTCGAAAGAGGACAGGTCTTATT ATGATCCTTTTTTCAGCATGCTGTATCTGTGGTCTGATTGGTGGGATCCTCAACTTCCAGTTTGTTCGGGCGCTGAATAAAAGACCAGACTCCATGCACTCGATCCATCTGGCTGCCATGACTCTGGCCTGCCTGG GGATCTCCTCCTGTACCTTATCCACGTGGCTGACCTGTCGCCTGGCCAGCTCGGAGCAGCAGAGGATGTTCCTGGAGAGGGAACACTCGCTGCACCACTCTCATGAGATGACCGAGAAG tgtgcttgtgtgtccGCCCAACAGGAGATCTTGGACAACTCCAGTAACGGCATTCCTCAGATCGCCTACAATGGACACACCACAGCATCGCCGTGA
- the LOC123976826 gene encoding transmembrane protein 196 isoform X4 produces the protein MCGVLCARKRTGLIMILFSACCICGLIGGILNFQFVRALNKRPDSMHSIHLAAMTLACLGISSCTLSTWLTCRLASSEQQRMFLEREHSLHHSHEMTEKEILDNSSNGIPQIAYNGHTTASP, from the exons ATGTGTGGCGTATTGTGTGCTCGAAAGAGGACAGGTCTTATT ATGATCCTTTTTTCAGCATGCTGTATCTGTGGTCTGATTGGTGGGATCCTCAACTTCCAGTTTGTTCGGGCGCTGAATAAAAGACCAGACTCCATGCACTCGATCCATCTGGCTGCCATGACTCTGGCCTGCCTGG GGATCTCCTCCTGTACCTTATCCACGTGGCTGACCTGTCGCCTGGCCAGCTCGGAGCAGCAGAGGATGTTCCTGGAGAGGGAACACTCGCTGCACCACTCTCATGAGATGACCGAGAAG GAGATCTTGGACAACTCCAGTAACGGCATTCCTCAGATCGCCTACAATGGACACACCACAGCATCGCCGTGA
- the polr1f gene encoding DNA-directed RNA polymerase I subunit RPA43 (The sequence of the model RefSeq protein was modified relative to this genomic sequence to represent the inferred CDS: added 21 bases not found in genome assembly) yields MANLEHAEDNPKHVKMSGDVSADSAAVQPAEVSSAPDRYAGAVPCSIPSFAAASGLLSAPYSCLVMNTHRRHIGLPPVYLNKKRTGIQEELEAELLKFSESLKGVPLAYDNIRIVGQHGDIYDDSGYIHMNIEANFVVFQPEKGQKLLGKVNKLGPSHVGCLVHGCFNASIPKPNLVPMETWRDAGPRIGAEIVFEVTALDADAVGVLLIRGRLDRTRVRGAAG; encoded by the exons ATGGCGAACCTCGAGCATGCTGAGGACAAcccaaaacatgtgaaaatgtcTGGTGACGTCTCCGCCGACAGTGCTGCAGTGCAGCCGGCCGAAGTGTCCTCTGCACCGGACAGATACGCGGGCGCGGTCCCGTGCTCTATCCCGTCGTTCGCAGCCGCCTCCGGGCTGCTGTCAGCTCCGTACTCGTGTCTGGTCATGAACACGCACCGGAGACACATCGGCCTGCCGCCCGTGTACCTGAATAAGAAGAGGACAGGCAtccaggaggagctggaagCCGAGCTGCTCAAGTTCTCCGAGAG TCTAAAGGGAGTTCCCTTGGCTTATGACAACATCAGGATTGTGGGCCAGCACGGAGACATCTACGACGACAGCGGCTACATCCACATGAACATAGAGGCCAACTTTGTTGTCTTTCAGCCCGAAAAAGGACAGAAACTGCTG GGAAAGGTGAATAAACTAGGACCAAGCCATGTGGGCTGCCTGGTGCACGGCTGCTTCAACGCCAGCATCCCCAAACCCAACCTGGTTCCTATGGAAACCTGGCGGGACGCAGGGCCCAGAATTGGAGCAGAGATCGTGTTTGAGGTGACTGCGCTTGACGCTGACGCTGTGGGAGTTCTGCTGATCAGAGGACGACTGGACAGGACCAGG
- the twist1a gene encoding twist-related protein 1a has protein sequence MREEDSSPMDSAGNSEEETDRQLPRRGARKRRATRKSADDEEEGDMESPSTGKKTCRKTCDGGGGSAGSGGSEGSSSPEPSFDDLQTQRVMANIRERQRTQSLNEAFTSLRKIIPTLPSDKLSKIQTLKLAARYIDFLCQVLQSDELDARGTSCSYVAHERLSYAFSVWRMGGAWTLSTTSH, from the coding sequence ATGCGGGAAGAGGACTCCTCTCCAATGGACAGTGCGGGGAACAGTGAGGAGGAGACCGACCGTCAACTGCCGCGGAGAGGCGCGAGGAAGCGGCGGGCCACACGAAAGAGCGCGGACGACGAGGAAGAGGGAGACATGGAGAGTCCGAGCACCGGGAAAAAGACATGCAGAAAGACCTGCGATGGAGGAGGCGGCAGCGCTGGGAGCGGCGGCAGTGAAGGCAGCAGCAGCCCCGAGCCCTCCTTCGATGATCTACAGACACAGCGCGTGATGGCCAACATCCGAGAGCGACAACGGACGCAGTCGCTGAACGAGGCATTCACGTCGCTACGCAAGATCATCCCCACCCTCCCATCGGACAAACTCAGCAAGATCCAGACGCTGAAGCTCGCGGCCCGGTACATCGACTTCCTGTGCCAAGTTCTGCAAAGCGACGAGCTGGACGCGCGAGGGACAAGCTGCAGCTACGTGGCGCACGAGCGCCTGAGCTACGCGTTCTCGGTCTGGAGGATGGGGGGAGCGTGGACCTTGTCTACTACGTCCCACTAG